One Bombus pyrosoma isolate SC7728 linkage group LG11, ASM1482585v1, whole genome shotgun sequence DNA segment encodes these proteins:
- the LOC122572300 gene encoding 40S ribosomal protein S6-like isoform X6, producing MLNVSYPATGCQKLFEISDEHKLRIFYEKRMGAEVEADALGNEWKGYVVRISGGNDKQGFPMKQGVLTNGRVRLLLSKGHSCYRPRRDGERKRKSVRGCIVDSNLSVLALVIVKKGEKCTSDTLEVNISMDDIPDLTDKEVPRRLGPKRASKIRKLFNLSKEDDVRRFVVKRPIQKEGKPQRSKAPKIQRLITPLTLQRKRHRLALKRRRCLARKQQAAEYAKLLAQRQKEAKNRRQEELKRRRSASMRDSKSSNQSAPTIQK from the exons ATG TTGAACGTATCGTATCCTGCAACAGGATGTCAGAAACTGTTTGAAATCTCCGATGAGCATAAGCtgagaattttttatgaaaagcGTATGGGCGCAGAAGTAGAGGCTGATGCTCTCGGTAACGAATGGAAGGGATATGTCGTTCGTATCTCCGGCGGCAATGATAAACAAGGATTTCCTATGAAACAGGGCGTTCTGACTAATG GGCGCGTACGTTTACTGCTCTCAAAAGGACATTCATGCTACAGACCTAGACGTGATGGCGAGCGCAAACGTAAATCTGTCCGTGGATGCATTGTCGATTCCAACCTTTCAGTACTCGCTCTCGTCATTGtcaaaaaaggagaaaag TGTACAAGCGATACACTAGAAGTCAACATATCTATGGAT GATATCCCGGATTTAACTGACAAGGAAGTCCCACGCCGTTTAGGACCCAAGAGAGCGAGCAAAATTCGCAAACTATTTAATCTATCTAAGGAAGATGATGTCCGTCGATTCGTTGTGAAACGACCAATTCAAAAAGAGGGCAAACCACAGCGGTCGAAAGCCCCTAAAATTCAACGTCTTATTACCCCACTTACACTCCAG aGAAAGAGGCATAGACTGGCTCTAAAGAGGAGGCGTTGCTTGGCTCGCAAGCAACAAGCAGCAGAGTATGCGAAGCTGTTAGCACAACGGCAAAAGGAAGCTAAGAATAGACGTCAAGAAGAACTAAAGCGAAGACGTAGCGCTTCTATGCGAGATTCCAAATCATCCAATCAGTCTGCACCTACCATTCAAAAGTAA
- the LOC122572300 gene encoding 40S ribosomal protein S6-like isoform X4 has protein sequence MKLNVSYPATGCQKLFEISDEHKLRIFYEKRMGAEVEADALGNEWKGYVVRISGGNDKQGFPMKQGVLTNGRVRLLLSKGHSCYRPRRDGERKRKSVRGCIVDSNLSVLALVIVKKGEKCTSDTLEVNISMDDIPDLTDKEVPRRLGPKRASKIRKLFNLSKEDDVRRFVVKRPIQKEGKPQRSKAPKIQRLITPLTLQRKRHRLALKRRRCLARKQQAAEYAKLLAQRQKEAKNRRQEELKRRRSASMRDSKSSNQSAPTIQK, from the exons TTGAACGTATCGTATCCTGCAACAGGATGTCAGAAACTGTTTGAAATCTCCGATGAGCATAAGCtgagaattttttatgaaaagcGTATGGGCGCAGAAGTAGAGGCTGATGCTCTCGGTAACGAATGGAAGGGATATGTCGTTCGTATCTCCGGCGGCAATGATAAACAAGGATTTCCTATGAAACAGGGCGTTCTGACTAATG GGCGCGTACGTTTACTGCTCTCAAAAGGACATTCATGCTACAGACCTAGACGTGATGGCGAGCGCAAACGTAAATCTGTCCGTGGATGCATTGTCGATTCCAACCTTTCAGTACTCGCTCTCGTCATTGtcaaaaaaggagaaaag TGTACAAGCGATACACTAGAAGTCAACATATCTATGGAT GATATCCCGGATTTAACTGACAAGGAAGTCCCACGCCGTTTAGGACCCAAGAGAGCGAGCAAAATTCGCAAACTATTTAATCTATCTAAGGAAGATGATGTCCGTCGATTCGTTGTGAAACGACCAATTCAAAAAGAGGGCAAACCACAGCGGTCGAAAGCCCCTAAAATTCAACGTCTTATTACCCCACTTACACTCCAG aGAAAGAGGCATAGACTGGCTCTAAAGAGGAGGCGTTGCTTGGCTCGCAAGCAACAAGCAGCAGAGTATGCGAAGCTGTTAGCACAACGGCAAAAGGAAGCTAAGAATAGACGTCAAGAAGAACTAAAGCGAAGACGTAGCGCTTCTATGCGAGATTCCAAATCATCCAATCAGTCTGCACCTACCATTCAAAAGTAA
- the LOC122572300 gene encoding 40S ribosomal protein S6-like isoform X5: MKLNVSYPATGCQKLFEISDEHKLRIFYEKRMGAEVEADALGNEWKGYVVRISGGNDKQGFPMKQGVLTNGRVRLLLSKGHSCYRPRRDGERKRKSVRGCIVDSNLSVLALVIVKKGEKCTSDTLEVNISMDDIPDLTDKEVPRRLGPKRASKIRKLFNLSKEDDVRRFVVKRPIQKEGKPQRSKAPKIQRLITPLTLQRKRHRLALKRRRCLARKQQAAEYAKLLAQRQKEAKNRRQEELKRRRSASMRDSKSSNQSAPTIQK; encoded by the exons ATGAAA TTGAACGTATCGTATCCTGCAACAGGATGTCAGAAACTGTTTGAAATCTCCGATGAGCATAAGCtgagaattttttatgaaaagcGTATGGGCGCAGAAGTAGAGGCTGATGCTCTCGGTAACGAATGGAAGGGATATGTCGTTCGTATCTCCGGCGGCAATGATAAACAAGGATTTCCTATGAAACAGGGCGTTCTGACTAATG GGCGCGTACGTTTACTGCTCTCAAAAGGACATTCATGCTACAGACCTAGACGTGATGGCGAGCGCAAACGTAAATCTGTCCGTGGATGCATTGTCGATTCCAACCTTTCAGTACTCGCTCTCGTCATTGtcaaaaaaggagaaaag TGTACAAGCGATACACTAGAAGTCAACATATCTATGGAT GATATCCCGGATTTAACTGACAAGGAAGTCCCACGCCGTTTAGGACCCAAGAGAGCGAGCAAAATTCGCAAACTATTTAATCTATCTAAGGAAGATGATGTCCGTCGATTCGTTGTGAAACGACCAATTCAAAAAGAGGGCAAACCACAGCGGTCGAAAGCCCCTAAAATTCAACGTCTTATTACCCCACTTACACTCCAG aGAAAGAGGCATAGACTGGCTCTAAAGAGGAGGCGTTGCTTGGCTCGCAAGCAACAAGCAGCAGAGTATGCGAAGCTGTTAGCACAACGGCAAAAGGAAGCTAAGAATAGACGTCAAGAAGAACTAAAGCGAAGACGTAGCGCTTCTATGCGAGATTCCAAATCATCCAATCAGTCTGCACCTACCATTCAAAAGTAA
- the LOC122572300 gene encoding piggyBac transposable element-derived protein 4-like isoform X3, translating to MSSKRILGVVEDIENSANIAKSDLIDILNSDSDSSDISLPVRKRCKRLIIEDDTDDEDHSNHQQSELWIWKEETNDPKIWKYTQIPGIKVAILSQLGENRKELDFFNIIFDNIFWENIVTETNRNANQIINNENKRLKIDKTWFPVDCGEIKIYFALCIIMAEVKKPTIQMNWSKKAVIETPIFRKTMPFKRFLQITRCLHFTDNNLANNTDKLCKIKPVINFLNQRFKEVYTMQENVTIDESLMKYKGHLSYKQFNPSEGCTRTEIICQKIFVK from the exons ATGTCTTCAAAAAGAATATTAGGCGTTGTTGAGGACATTGAAAATTCAGCTAACATTGCAAAAAGTGATttgatagatattttaaatagtgATAGTGACAGTAGTGATATTTCACTTCCTGTACGAAAACGTTGTAAGCGACTGATTATTGAAGATGATACCGACGATGAAGACCACAGTAATCATCAACAATCAGAGCTATGGATttggaaagaagaaactaaTGATCCAAAAATTTGGAAGTATACACAGATTCCTGGCATAAAAGTGGCAATTTTGAGTCAGTTAGgggaaaacagaaaagaattagatttttttaatataatatttgataatatattttgggAAAATATTGTTACGGAGACGAATCGAAACGCAAAccaaataataaacaatgaaaataaaagactaAAAATAGACAAAACTTGGTTTCCTGTAGACTGTGgtgaaatcaaaatatattttgcactATGTATAATAATGGCTGAAGTTAAAAAACCAACAATTCAAATGAATTGGTCTAAGAAAGCAGTTATAGAAACtccaatttttagaaaaacaaTGCCGTTCAAAAGATTTCTGCAAATAACTAGATGTTTGCATTTTACAGATAACAATTTGGCTAACAATACagataaattatgtaaaataaaacctgtgataaattttttgaatCAAAGATTTAAAGAAGTATATACAATGCAAGAGAATGTTACTATCGATGAATCATTGATGAAATATAAGGGACATTTATcctataaacaatttaatccATCAGAAGGG TGCACTCGAACAGAAATAATATGCCAAAAGATTtttgtaaagtaa
- the LOC122572300 gene encoding piggyBac transposable element-derived protein 4-like isoform X2: protein MQENVTIDESLMKYKGHLSYKQFNPSEGVRFGIKFYKLCESKSGYCYDLKIYTGSDKINSGDSASESVVKELSQSILHKGHTLYLNNCSTKLFKTLINSKTNVVGTVHSNRNNMPKDFCKVKLKKGEYIMRSCNGILALKWKDIRDIYILSSKHETAEMTEPEKNQFNCTLKPKCIIEYNKGMIGIDRQDQMLACFPVMRKCMKGYRKVFFYLFDIALFNSYILFNKIDSNKKQTYAEYRIEIAQSLLKNIPLPEYKRKGRLTNGDLPERLHGKHWGHFPKHIDPTPSKLKPSRACKVCTKHKKRSETTWECKRCKVALHVPICFERYHTIEDY, encoded by the coding sequence ATGCAAGAGAATGTTACTATCGATGAATCATTGATGAAATATAAGGGACATTTATcctataaacaatttaatccATCAGAAGGGGTAAGATttggtataaaattttataaattatgtgaGTCGAAATCAGGTTATTGCTATGACCTTAAAATATACACTGGtagtgataaaataaattctggTGACAGTGCATCTGAAAGTGTTGTCAAAGAGCTATCACAatcaatattacataaaggacatactttatatttaaacaattgttCTACAAAACTGtttaaaactttaattaacAGTAAAACTAATGTTGTTGGAACAGTGCACTCGAACAGAAATAATATGCCAAAAGATTtttgtaaagtaaaattaaaaaagggtGAATATATAATGAGAAGCTGCAATGGAATACTGGCATTAAAATGGAAGGATATACGAgacatttatattctttcttcaaaACACGAAACAGCAGAAATGACTGAACCAGAAAAAAATCAATTCAATTGTACTTTGAAACCAAAATGTATCATTGAGTACAATAAAGGAATGATTGGAATTGACCGGCAAGACCAAATGCTAGCGTGCTTCCCTGTGATGAGGAAATGTATGAAAGGATACCGAAAAGTTTTCTTTTACCTCTTTGATATTGCTCTGTTTAattcatacattttattcAACAAAATAGATAGTAACAAAAAACAGACTTATGCTGAATATAGAATTGAAATAGCCCAATCATTGCTAAAAAATATACCATTACCAGAGTATAAACGAAAAGGACGATTAACGAATGGAGATTTACCAGAGAGGCTGCACGGGAAACATTGGGGTCATTTTCCCAAGCATATAGATCCAACACCATCGAAATTAAAGCCATCAAGAGCCTGTAAAGTTTGCACAAAACATAAAAAACGTAGTGAAACAACGTGGGAGTGCAAAAGATGTAAAGTTGCATTACATGTACCAATATGCTTTGAAAGATACCACACGATTgaagattattaa
- the LOC122572300 gene encoding 40S ribosomal protein S6-like isoform X7 codes for MKLNVSYPATGCQKLFEISDEHKLRIFYEKRMGAEVEADALGNEWKGYVVRISGGNDKQGFPMKQGVLTNGRVRLLLSKGHSCYRPRRDGERKRKSVRGCIVDSNLSVLALVIVKKGEKDIPDLTDKEVPRRLGPKRASKIRKLFNLSKEDDVRRFVVKRPIQKEGKPQRSKAPKIQRLITPLTLQRKRHRLALKRRRCLARKQQAAEYAKLLAQRQKEAKNRRQEELKRRRSASMRDSKSSNQSAPTIQK; via the exons TTGAACGTATCGTATCCTGCAACAGGATGTCAGAAACTGTTTGAAATCTCCGATGAGCATAAGCtgagaattttttatgaaaagcGTATGGGCGCAGAAGTAGAGGCTGATGCTCTCGGTAACGAATGGAAGGGATATGTCGTTCGTATCTCCGGCGGCAATGATAAACAAGGATTTCCTATGAAACAGGGCGTTCTGACTAATG GGCGCGTACGTTTACTGCTCTCAAAAGGACATTCATGCTACAGACCTAGACGTGATGGCGAGCGCAAACGTAAATCTGTCCGTGGATGCATTGTCGATTCCAACCTTTCAGTACTCGCTCTCGTCATTGtcaaaaaaggagaaaag GATATCCCGGATTTAACTGACAAGGAAGTCCCACGCCGTTTAGGACCCAAGAGAGCGAGCAAAATTCGCAAACTATTTAATCTATCTAAGGAAGATGATGTCCGTCGATTCGTTGTGAAACGACCAATTCAAAAAGAGGGCAAACCACAGCGGTCGAAAGCCCCTAAAATTCAACGTCTTATTACCCCACTTACACTCCAG aGAAAGAGGCATAGACTGGCTCTAAAGAGGAGGCGTTGCTTGGCTCGCAAGCAACAAGCAGCAGAGTATGCGAAGCTGTTAGCACAACGGCAAAAGGAAGCTAAGAATAGACGTCAAGAAGAACTAAAGCGAAGACGTAGCGCTTCTATGCGAGATTCCAAATCATCCAATCAGTCTGCACCTACCATTCAAAAGTAA
- the LOC122572300 gene encoding piggyBac transposable element-derived protein 4-like isoform X1, producing the protein MSSKRILGVVEDIENSANIAKSDLIDILNSDSDSSDISLPVRKRCKRLIIEDDTDDEDHSNHQQSELWIWKEETNDPKIWKYTQIPGIKVAILSQLGENRKELDFFNIIFDNIFWENIVTETNRNANQIINNENKRLKIDKTWFPVDCGEIKIYFALCIIMAEVKKPTIQMNWSKKAVIETPIFRKTMPFKRFLQITRCLHFTDNNLANNTDKLCKIKPVINFLNQRFKEVYTMQENVTIDESLMKYKGHLSYKQFNPSEGVRFGIKFYKLCESKSGYCYDLKIYTGSDKINSGDSASESVVKELSQSILHKGHTLYLNNCSTKLFKTLINSKTNVVGTVHSNRNNMPKDFCKVKLKKGEYIMRSCNGILALKWKDIRDIYILSSKHETAEMTEPEKNQFNCTLKPKCIIEYNKGMIGIDRQDQMLACFPVMRKYSNKKQTYAEYRIEIAQSLLKNIPLPEYKRKGRLTNGDLPERLHGKHWGHFPKHIDPTPSKLKPSRACKVCTKHKKRSETTWECKRCKVALHVPICFERYHTIEDY; encoded by the exons ATGTCTTCAAAAAGAATATTAGGCGTTGTTGAGGACATTGAAAATTCAGCTAACATTGCAAAAAGTGATttgatagatattttaaatagtgATAGTGACAGTAGTGATATTTCACTTCCTGTACGAAAACGTTGTAAGCGACTGATTATTGAAGATGATACCGACGATGAAGACCACAGTAATCATCAACAATCAGAGCTATGGATttggaaagaagaaactaaTGATCCAAAAATTTGGAAGTATACACAGATTCCTGGCATAAAAGTGGCAATTTTGAGTCAGTTAGgggaaaacagaaaagaattagatttttttaatataatatttgataatatattttgggAAAATATTGTTACGGAGACGAATCGAAACGCAAAccaaataataaacaatgaaaataaaagactaAAAATAGACAAAACTTGGTTTCCTGTAGACTGTGgtgaaatcaaaatatattttgcactATGTATAATAATGGCTGAAGTTAAAAAACCAACAATTCAAATGAATTGGTCTAAGAAAGCAGTTATAGAAACtccaatttttagaaaaacaaTGCCGTTCAAAAGATTTCTGCAAATAACTAGATGTTTGCATTTTACAGATAACAATTTGGCTAACAATACagataaattatgtaaaataaaacctgtgataaattttttgaatCAAAGATTTAAAGAAGTATATACAATGCAAGAGAATGTTACTATCGATGAATCATTGATGAAATATAAGGGACATTTATcctataaacaatttaatccATCAGAAGGGGTAAGATttggtataaaattttataaattatgtgaGTCGAAATCAGGTTATTGCTATGACCTTAAAATATACACTGGtagtgataaaataaattctggTGACAGTGCATCTGAAAGTGTTGTCAAAGAGCTATCACAatcaatattacataaaggacatactttatatttaaacaattgttCTACAAAACTGtttaaaactttaattaacAGTAAAACTAATGTTGTTGGAACAGTGCACTCGAACAGAAATAATATGCCAAAAGATTtttgtaaagtaaaattaaaaaagggtGAATATATAATGAGAAGCTGCAATGGAATACTGGCATTAAAATGGAAGGATATACGAgacatttatattctttcttcaaaACACGAAACAGCAGAAATGACTGAACCAGAAAAAAATCAATTCAATTGTACTTTGAAACCAAAATGTATCATTGAGTACAATAAAGGAATGATTGGAATTGACCGGCAAGACCAAATGCTAGCGTGCTTCCCTGTGATGAGGAAAT ATAGTAACAAAAAACAGACTTATGCTGAATATAGAATTGAAATAGCCCAATCATTGCTAAAAAATATACCATTACCAGAGTATAAACGAAAAGGACGATTAACGAATGGAGATTTACCAGAGAGGCTGCACGGGAAACATTGGGGTCATTTTCCCAAGCATATAGATCCAACACCATCGAAATTAAAGCCATCAAGAGCCTGTAAAGTTTGCACAAAACATAAAAAACGTAGTGAAACAACGTGGGAGTGCAAAAGATGTAAAGTTGCATTACATGTACCAATATGCTTTGAAAGATACCACACGATTgaagattattaa